One stretch of Chryseobacterium indologenes DNA includes these proteins:
- a CDS encoding citrate synthase produces the protein MSDNKVILNYDGNSYEYPIVDSTIGDRGIDISKLRDQTGLITLDLGYKNTGATISDITYLDGDKGELFYRGYPIEQIAEKSNFTEVMYLLLHGELPTQDQFTSFDNNIKKYNFIADEMKKIIDVFPRSAHPMGVLSSLTSALTAFNPKAVNVNSKEEMDHAAELMIAKFSHLCAWTYRKTQGLPLNHGDNNLNYVENFYKMAFRLPNADFEIDPVVVNALDKLLILHADHEQNCSTSTVRMVGSAHTGLFASISAGVSALWGPLHGGANQAVIEMLELIEKDGGDVSKYVAKAKDKNDSFRLMGFGHRVYKNFDPRAKIIKKAADDILKALGIQDKALDIAMQLERVALEDEYFVERKLYPNVDFYSGIIYRALGIPTEMFTVMFALGRLPGWISQWKEMRLKGDPIGRPRQVYQGAQERNYIDIASR, from the coding sequence ATGTCAGACAACAAAGTAATATTGAATTACGACGGTAATTCATATGAATATCCAATCGTGGATAGTACTATCGGAGACAGAGGGATTGATATTTCAAAATTAAGAGACCAGACAGGTTTGATCACTCTGGATTTAGGTTACAAAAATACAGGAGCTACTATTAGCGACATCACTTACTTAGACGGAGATAAAGGAGAATTATTCTACAGAGGTTACCCAATTGAGCAAATTGCTGAGAAATCTAACTTCACAGAAGTAATGTATCTTTTATTACATGGAGAATTACCTACTCAGGATCAATTTACTTCTTTCGACAACAACATTAAAAAATATAACTTCATTGCAGACGAGATGAAAAAAATCATCGATGTTTTCCCTCGCTCTGCTCACCCTATGGGAGTTTTATCTTCTTTAACTTCTGCTTTGACAGCTTTCAACCCAAAAGCCGTTAACGTTAACTCTAAAGAAGAAATGGATCACGCAGCTGAGCTGATGATCGCTAAGTTCTCTCACCTTTGTGCTTGGACTTACAGAAAAACTCAAGGTTTACCATTAAACCATGGAGATAACAACCTAAACTACGTAGAAAACTTCTACAAAATGGCATTCAGATTACCAAATGCTGATTTCGAAATCGATCCGGTAGTTGTAAATGCATTAGATAAATTATTAATCCTTCACGCTGACCATGAGCAAAACTGTTCTACTTCTACAGTAAGAATGGTAGGTTCTGCTCATACAGGTCTTTTCGCGTCTATCTCTGCTGGGGTATCAGCTCTTTGGGGACCACTTCACGGTGGGGCTAACCAGGCTGTAATCGAAATGCTTGAGCTTATCGAGAAAGATGGCGGTGATGTATCTAAATACGTTGCTAAAGCGAAAGATAAAAACGATAGCTTCCGTCTAATGGGATTCGGACACAGAGTGTACAAAAACTTCGACCCAAGAGCAAAAATCATCAAGAAAGCTGCTGATGATATTCTTAAAGCATTAGGTATTCAGGATAAAGCGCTGGACATTGCAATGCAGCTAGAAAGAGTAGCCCTTGAGGATGAGTATTTCGTAGAAAGAAAACTATATCCAAACGTAGACTTCTATTCAGGTATCATCTACAGAGCATTAGGGATCCCTACAGAAATGTTCACCGTAATGTTTGCATTAGGAAGATTACCAGGATGGATCTCTCAATGGAAAGAAATGAGATTGAAAGGAGACCCAATCGGAAGACCAAGACAGGTGTACCAAGGTGCTCAGGAAAGAAACTATATCGATATTGCAAGCAGATAA
- a CDS encoding dimethylarginine dimethylaminohydrolase family protein — MRLNIKNETGRLRSVVLGQPNSLGPVPTLEESYDAKSYYSIEHNIYPKEEDIINEMNAFEAVLKKYDVEVLRPSIIEDYNQVFSRDVAFVIDDKMIISNVIADRADEQEAYKSVFEKVAWRKIINLPETAHIEGGDVIVWNDFIFIGTCFSEDYRNYKTARTNEYAIEILKEYFPKKRIIDLELKKNDKVPFEGILHLDCTFNPVGDDKCIIYKNGFVDESDYRLIIDIFGEENCFHINDEEMFEMFPNIFSISPDVVVSDKAFTRMNNHLRNEWGMTVEEIPYREISKMGGLLRCSTMPLVRE, encoded by the coding sequence ATGAGACTAAACATTAAAAACGAAACGGGGAGGCTGAGATCAGTAGTTCTGGGCCAGCCTAATTCACTGGGACCGGTTCCCACGCTAGAGGAAAGTTATGACGCTAAGTCATATTACTCAATCGAACACAACATTTATCCTAAAGAAGAGGATATCATTAATGAAATGAACGCTTTTGAAGCGGTATTAAAAAAGTATGACGTTGAAGTACTGCGTCCAAGCATCATCGAAGATTACAATCAGGTCTTTTCAAGAGATGTTGCTTTTGTCATTGATGATAAGATGATTATTTCCAACGTGATTGCAGACAGAGCAGACGAACAGGAAGCTTACAAAAGTGTTTTTGAAAAAGTAGCCTGGAGAAAGATTATTAATCTTCCGGAAACAGCACATATTGAAGGTGGAGATGTTATCGTATGGAATGACTTCATTTTCATTGGGACCTGCTTCAGCGAAGATTACAGAAATTATAAAACGGCAAGAACCAATGAGTATGCCATCGAAATTTTAAAAGAATACTTTCCAAAGAAAAGAATCATCGATCTTGAACTGAAGAAAAATGATAAAGTTCCGTTTGAGGGAATCTTGCACCTGGATTGTACCTTTAACCCTGTAGGAGATGACAAATGTATTATCTACAAGAATGGCTTTGTAGACGAAAGTGACTACCGCCTTATCATCGATATTTTCGGAGAGGAAAACTGTTTCCACATCAACGATGAAGAAATGTTTGAAATGTTCCCGAATATTTTCTCTATTTCTCCGGATGTTGTAGTTTCAGACAAAGCATTTACAAGAATGAACAACCATTTAAGAAATGAGTGGGGAATGACTGTGGAAGAAATTCCTTACAGAGAAATCTCTAAAATGGGTGGGTTGCTAAGATGCTCTACCATGCCGCTTGTAAGAGAGTAA
- a CDS encoding four helix bundle protein, with translation MYELSKTFLKEELYFPADQIHRSPRSVTANVSEAWGKRRYEKSFIAKLTNSEGEARETQTWCQFTYA, from the coding sequence ATTTATGAACTTTCGAAGACTTTCCTAAAAGAAGAACTCTATTTTCCTGCAGACCAGATACATAGATCACCAAGATCTGTAACAGCTAATGTAAGTGAAGCTTGGGGAAAAAGAAGATATGAAAAATCTTTTATTGCTAAACTTACAAACTCTGAAGGAGAGGCAAGGGAAACACAAACATGGTGTCAGTTTACCTATGCTTGA
- the ctlX gene encoding citrulline utilization hydrolase CtlX — MQTTDTVLMIEPIAFGYNAETAKNNYFQVEQTGSDIQSKALAEFNTFVGKLREKGINVITIKDTLDPHTPDSIFPNNWVSFHKDGKVVLYPMFASNRRVERRDDIIESIKEQGFEVAEIDDWSFPETQGHFLEGTGSMIFDHDNKIAYGSVSLRLDENLFREFCEKYGFTPVVFHSYQTVGTERLPIYHTNVMMCVADKFVVICLDCIDDELEREKVIETIKNSGKEIVEISEEQMQQFAGNMLQVQNKEGEKFLVMSQTAYQSLNQEQVAAIEKYCGIIYSDLNTIEVNGGGSARCMLAEVFLPKK, encoded by the coding sequence ATGCAGACAACAGATACAGTATTAATGATAGAACCGATTGCATTCGGTTACAACGCAGAGACTGCGAAAAACAATTATTTTCAGGTAGAGCAGACAGGTTCTGATATCCAGTCAAAAGCTTTAGCTGAATTCAATACCTTCGTTGGGAAACTGAGAGAGAAAGGGATCAATGTGATCACCATAAAAGATACATTAGACCCTCATACTCCGGATTCTATTTTTCCTAATAACTGGGTAAGCTTCCACAAAGACGGGAAAGTAGTTTTATATCCGATGTTCGCTTCCAACAGGAGAGTGGAGAGAAGAGATGATATTATTGAAAGCATCAAAGAGCAGGGGTTTGAGGTAGCTGAAATTGATGACTGGTCATTTCCGGAAACTCAGGGACATTTCCTGGAAGGAACAGGAAGCATGATCTTTGATCATGATAACAAGATTGCTTACGGATCAGTTTCTTTAAGATTAGATGAAAATTTATTCAGGGAATTCTGTGAAAAATATGGTTTTACACCAGTAGTTTTTCATTCTTATCAGACTGTGGGTACAGAAAGGCTTCCTATTTATCACACCAATGTTATGATGTGTGTAGCAGATAAATTTGTAGTAATCTGTCTTGATTGTATTGATGATGAGCTGGAAAGAGAAAAGGTAATTGAAACCATCAAAAATTCAGGAAAAGAAATCGTTGAAATTTCAGAAGAGCAAATGCAGCAATTTGCAGGAAATATGCTTCAGGTTCAGAATAAAGAAGGTGAAAAATTCCTTGTGATGAGCCAGACAGCTTACCAGTCTTTAAACCAAGAGCAAGTGGCAGCTATTGAAAAATATTGTGGAATTATTTATTCCGATTTAAATACCATTGAAGTAAACGGTGGCGGAAGTGCAAGATGTATGCTTGCAGAAGTTTTTCTTCCAAAAAAATAA
- a CDS encoding S-adenosylmethionine decarboxylase — MDSKGFLAFTGSILKTKEVEITNHVFENQSFTSAVCPKESHLCFHMWPECRFSNHVLEYFYS, encoded by the coding sequence TTGGACAGCAAAGGTTTTCTTGCTTTTACAGGAAGTATCCTGAAAACAAAAGAAGTAGAAATTACCAATCATGTTTTTGAAAATCAGAGTTTCACATCAGCAGTTTGTCCTAAAGAATCTCATCTCTGTTTTCATATGTGGCCGGAATGCAGGTTTTCAAATCATGTTCTGGAATATTTTTATTCGTAG
- a CDS encoding discoidin domain-containing protein: protein MRQYLLSLAILLGICVGGQQKTFCNPINIDYGYTPFEVFSKQGKHRATADPVIVNFKNKLFLFSTNQEGYWYSDNMLDWTFIKRKFLRDNKYIHDLNAPAVWAMKDTLYVYGSTWEQDFPIWKSTNPTKDDWKIAVDTLKVGAWDPAFHYDEDKNKLYLYWGSSNEWPLLGTEVKIKTLQSEGFVKPILKLKPEDHGWERFGEYNDNVFLQPFVEGAWMTQHNGKYYMQYGAPATEFSGYSDGVYVSKNPLEGFEYQQHNPFSYKPGGFARGAGHGATFEDNYKNWWHVSTIFISTKNNFERRLGIWPAGFDKDDVMYTNTAYGDYPTYLPQYAQGKDFSKGLFAGWMLLNYNKPVQVSSTLGSYQPNFAVDEDIKTYWSAKTGNSGEWFQTDLGEVSTINAIQINYADQDAEFMGKTLGKMHQYKIYGSNDGKKWKVIVDKSKNTKDVPHDYIEFENPATARFLKMENLKMPTGKFALSGFRVFGKGAGEKPKKVLGFVPLRADAKKYGERRSIWMKWQQNPEADGYVIYWGKSPDKLYGSIMVYGKNEYFFTGADRTDAYYFQIEAFNANGMSERTEIVKSE, encoded by the coding sequence ATGAGACAATATCTTTTATCTTTAGCAATTCTCCTCGGAATATGTGTAGGTGGGCAGCAGAAAACGTTCTGCAATCCAATCAATATAGATTATGGATATACCCCCTTTGAAGTCTTTTCAAAACAAGGAAAACACCGCGCTACAGCAGATCCTGTAATTGTCAATTTTAAAAATAAACTTTTCCTTTTTTCTACGAACCAGGAAGGATACTGGTACAGTGATAATATGCTGGACTGGACATTTATCAAAAGAAAATTTCTCAGAGATAATAAATACATCCATGATCTCAATGCTCCGGCGGTATGGGCAATGAAAGATACACTGTATGTGTATGGTTCTACCTGGGAACAGGATTTTCCCATCTGGAAAAGTACAAACCCTACCAAAGACGATTGGAAAATTGCTGTGGATACCCTAAAGGTAGGCGCTTGGGACCCTGCATTCCATTATGATGAAGATAAAAATAAACTCTATCTGTATTGGGGGTCCAGCAACGAGTGGCCTTTATTGGGAACAGAAGTAAAAATTAAAACCCTTCAATCCGAAGGTTTTGTAAAACCAATCCTTAAACTGAAACCGGAAGACCATGGATGGGAAAGATTTGGGGAATACAATGATAATGTTTTTCTTCAGCCCTTTGTGGAAGGTGCCTGGATGACTCAGCATAATGGAAAATATTATATGCAGTATGGGGCTCCGGCAACTGAGTTCAGCGGATATTCAGATGGTGTATATGTCAGCAAAAATCCTTTAGAAGGCTTTGAATATCAGCAGCACAATCCATTTTCTTATAAACCGGGAGGATTTGCAAGAGGAGCAGGACATGGGGCTACCTTTGAAGATAATTATAAAAACTGGTGGCATGTTTCAACCATTTTTATTTCCACGAAAAATAATTTTGAAAGGAGACTTGGAATATGGCCTGCAGGATTCGATAAAGATGATGTTATGTATACCAATACAGCTTATGGGGATTATCCAACCTATCTTCCCCAGTATGCACAAGGAAAAGACTTTTCAAAAGGCCTTTTTGCGGGATGGATGTTGCTGAATTATAATAAACCCGTTCAGGTTTCATCTACTCTTGGTAGTTATCAGCCCAATTTTGCCGTAGATGAAGATATTAAGACCTATTGGAGTGCCAAAACCGGGAATTCAGGAGAGTGGTTTCAGACCGATCTTGGAGAGGTATCCACCATCAATGCCATCCAGATTAACTATGCAGACCAGGATGCAGAGTTTATGGGAAAGACCTTAGGCAAAATGCATCAGTACAAAATCTATGGTTCCAATGATGGAAAAAAATGGAAGGTCATTGTAGATAAAAGTAAAAATACAAAAGATGTACCTCATGATTATATTGAATTTGAAAATCCTGCAACGGCAAGATTTCTTAAAATGGAAAATCTGAAAATGCCAACAGGCAAATTTGCACTGAGCGGTTTCAGGGTATTTGGAAAAGGAGCAGGGGAAAAGCCCAAAAAAGTACTGGGATTTGTTCCGCTCAGAGCTGATGCTAAGAAATATGGAGAAAGAAGAAGCATCTGGATGAAATGGCAGCAGAATCCTGAAGCAGACGGATATGTAATCTATTGGGGAAAATCTCCTGATAAATTATACGGAAGTATCATGGTATATGGAAAAAACGAATATTTCTTTACAGGAGCAGATAGAACGGATGCTTATTATTTCCAGATTGAAGCTTTCAATGCCAACGGAATGTCTGAAAGAACAGAAATCGTAAAATCTGAATAA
- a CDS encoding alpha/beta hydrolase produces the protein MKKSLVLIICFSFFLLTACKENKISLGHNISFNKENVHYGTSSEQVMDLYIPDKKFTGEREAFVIIHGGGWRGGDKSQLTFFTLSMMQRFPDHIFVNINYRLASATQYGIPHQMEDIKSVADFLKERLRYKPRLILLGNSAGGHLSMLYSYHSDADKAVKAVINIVGPSDLSDTGFKNYEEYAFVEKHLVDPKSLPAGISAISFASPVDWITSASAPTLSYYGKTDRVVPLSQSRILDSILRKNNVIHASYEFNGGHLDWDKQPNKTFLIDKIEKFIKHIDKK, from the coding sequence ATGAAAAAAAGTTTAGTATTAATCATCTGTTTTAGCTTCTTTTTATTGACAGCCTGTAAGGAAAACAAAATCAGTCTTGGTCATAATATCAGCTTTAATAAAGAAAATGTTCATTACGGAACAAGTTCCGAACAGGTTATGGATCTTTATATTCCTGATAAAAAATTTACCGGAGAACGCGAAGCTTTTGTTATTATTCATGGCGGAGGCTGGCGGGGAGGAGATAAATCCCAACTTACCTTTTTTACACTTTCAATGATGCAGAGATTTCCTGATCATATTTTTGTCAATATCAACTACAGGCTGGCTTCTGCCACACAATATGGAATTCCCCATCAAATGGAGGATATTAAAAGTGTCGCTGATTTCCTGAAGGAAAGGTTAAGGTACAAACCCAGATTAATCCTTCTGGGAAATAGTGCCGGAGGGCATTTATCTATGCTTTACAGCTACCATTCTGATGCTGACAAAGCAGTAAAGGCAGTGATCAATATTGTAGGTCCTTCCGATCTTTCAGATACTGGGTTTAAAAACTATGAAGAATATGCTTTTGTGGAAAAACATCTTGTAGACCCAAAATCCCTTCCGGCAGGCATCTCAGCAATCAGTTTTGCTAGTCCTGTAGATTGGATTACCTCTGCATCTGCTCCTACTCTTTCTTATTATGGAAAAACAGACCGTGTGGTCCCTTTAAGCCAAAGCAGGATTCTGGATTCTATTCTCCGGAAAAACAATGTTATCCATGCGTCTTATGAATTCAATGGAGGACATCTGGATTGGGATAAACAGCCCAATAAAACTTTTCTTATTGATAAGATTGAAAAATTCATCAAACATATTGATAAAAAATAG
- a CDS encoding TonB-dependent receptor domain-containing protein yields MKRILLSIAVIFGTCAFAQEKKSDSTKTKNIEGVTITKQVFKKQSDRLVYDVAASPVAKGNTTFDILKQTPLLSSTDDKTLKIAGKNNVLIYINGRKSNMDAESLAQFLKNTPAENIQKIEVITVPGSEYQVESSDGIINIVLKKKMSDGLNGNMRFSNTQSKYNASQASFSANYRKDKLGISASLSGGENIEAQTYTLKNSSKDASNESTGDIDDPNKNIGGYLNIDYQLNDKSNLGLSWNTWANKSYNSTVNLFNTIITPKKDPKYTWSKNKEDARSYNNSLNLNYELKTDSLGSKLNVNASYLNYKKFQYINNMTYNSNINRDVLGPSTQLIQDLPQVINNFSGMVDYIQKFKNDLTLSVGGNYNKTKTDNDTKNDSYVFGQSPVFAPNHFVYDEKIYGFYITAEKKFSDKFSGKLGTRYEITNSLGTSDNPPSDAEALKRIERNYNNFLPYLSLNYAINDKNNLSYSFSSRMRRPSFWELNPVKNKLTDDNYTQNNPFVKASSTYNQELMYMYKNSYFIVLNHSYIKDAITQVPLQGYPEKPNGEIGQNLALRYIRTNFGDRQEMSAMVGIQKSFFKQYWTTNFSIGVQHNRNNGSLDMDPTTGDRFKNELGQYVTYINDMNSTSLLIQTNNTIRLDKAKTWFLGVNFFYIDKQQIELGVLRGLSSLDLSIKKNWNDWTFALNVNDVLRTNIVVIDDYQSNGNYNYIHQNRYPRNLTVSLTYNFGNKKLKKVRDIEGASDSIKSRTR; encoded by the coding sequence ATGAAACGTATACTTTTGTCAATAGCTGTCATATTCGGGACTTGTGCTTTTGCTCAGGAAAAGAAATCTGACTCGACAAAAACTAAAAATATAGAAGGTGTTACCATCACTAAGCAGGTATTCAAAAAACAAAGTGACCGTCTAGTATATGATGTTGCTGCTTCTCCCGTTGCCAAAGGAAATACAACTTTTGACATTCTGAAACAGACTCCGTTATTGTCTTCCACCGATGATAAAACGCTAAAGATTGCAGGAAAGAACAATGTACTCATCTACATTAACGGAAGAAAATCCAACATGGACGCAGAGTCATTGGCTCAATTCCTCAAAAATACTCCGGCAGAAAATATCCAGAAAATTGAAGTGATTACAGTTCCGGGAAGCGAGTATCAGGTAGAATCCTCTGATGGAATCATCAACATCGTTTTAAAGAAAAAGATGAGTGATGGTCTGAACGGAAATATGAGATTCTCTAATACTCAAAGTAAATACAATGCCAGCCAGGCAAGTTTTTCAGCCAATTACAGAAAAGATAAACTGGGAATAAGTGCCAGCCTTAGCGGTGGGGAAAATATCGAAGCTCAAACCTATACTCTAAAAAACAGCAGTAAAGACGCATCCAATGAATCTACCGGGGATATTGACGATCCAAACAAAAATATTGGCGGTTACCTGAACATCGATTACCAATTAAATGATAAAAGCAACTTAGGGTTATCATGGAACACCTGGGCTAATAAGAGCTATAATTCTACGGTAAATCTTTTCAATACAATTATTACTCCAAAAAAAGATCCAAAATACACATGGTCTAAAAACAAAGAGGATGCAAGAAGTTACAATAACTCACTGAACTTAAACTATGAATTAAAGACTGATTCATTAGGAAGTAAATTGAATGTAAATGCATCTTATCTGAACTATAAAAAATTCCAGTATATCAATAACATGACTTACAATTCTAATATTAACAGAGATGTATTAGGACCGAGCACGCAATTGATACAGGACCTACCACAAGTCATCAATAATTTCTCCGGAATGGTAGACTACATCCAGAAATTTAAGAATGACCTGACCCTTTCTGTAGGTGGGAATTATAATAAAACTAAAACAGACAACGATACAAAAAATGATTCGTATGTTTTTGGTCAGTCCCCCGTATTTGCACCTAACCATTTTGTCTATGATGAAAAGATTTATGGCTTTTACATCACTGCTGAGAAGAAATTTTCGGATAAATTTTCCGGAAAACTGGGAACACGGTATGAAATTACTAACAGTTTAGGAACATCAGATAACCCGCCTTCAGACGCAGAAGCTCTTAAAAGAATTGAAAGAAATTACAATAATTTTCTTCCTTATCTAAGTCTTAACTATGCGATTAATGATAAGAACAATCTCTCCTATTCATTTTCAAGCAGAATGAGAAGGCCTAGCTTTTGGGAGCTAAATCCGGTAAAAAATAAGCTGACCGATGATAATTATACTCAAAACAACCCTTTTGTAAAAGCTTCATCCACATATAATCAGGAGTTGATGTATATGTATAAAAATTCATATTTTATTGTTTTAAATCATTCTTATATTAAAGATGCCATTACTCAGGTTCCTTTACAAGGCTACCCTGAAAAGCCTAATGGAGAGATTGGCCAAAATCTTGCATTAAGATATATCAGAACGAATTTTGGAGACAGACAGGAAATGTCTGCAATGGTAGGAATCCAGAAATCATTCTTTAAGCAGTATTGGACTACCAATTTTAGCATCGGTGTTCAGCATAACAGGAATAACGGAAGTCTTGATATGGATCCAACTACGGGGGATCGGTTCAAAAATGAGCTTGGACAGTATGTCACATACATAAATGATATGAACTCTACCAGTCTTTTGATCCAAACTAACAATACAATCCGTCTTGATAAAGCCAAAACATGGTTTCTTGGAGTTAACTTCTTCTACATAGACAAACAACAGATAGAACTGGGTGTACTTCGAGGTCTATCAAGTTTAGATCTTAGCATAAAGAAAAACTGGAACGACTGGACCTTTGCCTTAAATGTAAATGATGTTTTAAGAACCAATATCGTGGTAATTGATGATTATCAAAGTAATGGAAATTATAATTATATCCATCAGAACCGATATCCGAGAAACCTCACTGTAAGTCTTACTTATAATTTCGGAAATAAAAAACTGAAAAAGGTAAGAGATATTGAGGGAGCTTCAGATTCTATCAAAAGCAGAACAAGATAA
- a CDS encoding outer membrane beta-barrel family protein produces the protein MKTQILIAALFFSGLVSAQQKKDSLKVNAIESVNIKKQVFKKQGDRLVYDVAASPIAKGTNTFNLLKQTPMISSIDGKTLKILGKSDAVIYINNKKTNMDSEALIEMLKSTPSEDIQKIEVITVPGSEFQVESKEGVINIVMKKNKNNGYNGTLKMQNEQAYYNNPSAGASFNFRQGKWSGNSNFRMGSWTDRQRYTLSNGDPSFRNESYGYNDDPNKNFGGGFNVDYEISKNQSLGLSYNMRYNKSFNSILDMTNFQNGVLTDRTINHEDAQTRNHSFNLNYEIKTDSIGSKLTSNVSYLWFNRDKVSFNESIPFNIDPSSEEYKKRYSALQQSVPQIINNYAANIDYLKKTAKGATWLMGVSYNYTNTDNDTKQDRLIGGDFVMDPKQTNHFIYKENILGIYLNYERKLTEKLFGKIGARYEMTRSTGDILGKTGFERNYNNLLPYLNLNYAINSDHNLSYTFSSRIRRPRFWELNPSRTYFTPTNYTQNNPFVLAAKFYNQELNYMYKNAFYANLSYTMVDDAAASDLLPLQGILTTPQKDENGNYIYDAAGNMLMDKIRFLRYIRTNYGKNREISLTLGMNKSWFKDIWTTNYSVNLGYITYTGGVWQDPTSQLGPYESEELEPYIVDVKNYNMSATINNVIRLSSKKDWFLGVNYFFGSKVAMEGGTIGVRQSFDISVKKIIGDWTIVAEGNDIFNQSFYRVNGVQPNGKYNNITNFNYPRLISIGVTYNFGNQKLKKAREMKSANDAVKSRT, from the coding sequence ATGAAAACTCAAATTCTCATTGCAGCACTATTCTTCAGCGGACTGGTTTCCGCTCAACAGAAAAAAGATAGTTTGAAAGTAAATGCTATTGAGTCAGTCAATATCAAGAAACAGGTTTTCAAAAAACAGGGAGATCGTCTTGTTTATGATGTTGCTGCCTCTCCTATTGCAAAAGGCACCAATACTTTTAACCTTTTAAAGCAAACTCCGATGATTTCCAGCATTGATGGTAAGACGTTGAAGATTCTAGGTAAGTCTGATGCGGTTATTTACATCAATAATAAAAAAACCAATATGGATTCTGAAGCATTAATTGAAATGCTGAAGTCTACTCCATCTGAAGATATCCAGAAAATTGAAGTCATTACGGTTCCTGGTAGTGAGTTTCAGGTAGAATCAAAGGAGGGAGTGATCAATATTGTAATGAAGAAGAATAAAAATAATGGTTACAATGGGACTTTGAAAATGCAGAATGAGCAGGCTTATTATAACAATCCGTCAGCAGGTGCTTCTTTTAACTTCAGACAGGGAAAATGGTCAGGAAATTCTAATTTCAGAATGGGAAGCTGGACAGACAGACAGAGATATACCCTTTCCAACGGAGATCCAAGCTTTAGAAATGAGTCTTATGGCTATAACGATGATCCAAACAAAAACTTCGGTGGTGGATTTAATGTAGATTATGAAATCAGCAAAAATCAAAGTCTTGGATTGTCCTATAACATGAGATATAATAAGAGTTTCAATTCTATTCTGGACATGACGAACTTTCAAAATGGAGTATTAACAGACAGAACGATTAATCATGAAGACGCCCAAACCAGAAATCATTCTTTCAATTTAAATTACGAAATAAAGACAGACTCTATAGGCAGTAAACTTACATCTAATGTTTCCTATTTGTGGTTTAACAGAGACAAAGTAAGTTTCAATGAAAGTATCCCGTTTAATATTGATCCTTCAAGTGAAGAGTATAAAAAGAGATATTCTGCTCTACAGCAATCTGTACCACAAATCATCAATAATTATGCTGCTAACATAGACTATCTTAAAAAAACAGCTAAAGGAGCAACATGGTTAATGGGAGTCAGCTATAATTATACAAATACAGATAATGACACCAAACAAGACCGATTAATAGGAGGTGATTTTGTAATGGATCCTAAACAGACCAATCATTTTATTTATAAAGAAAATATTTTAGGTATTTATTTAAACTATGAAAGGAAGCTGACTGAAAAATTATTCGGAAAAATAGGAGCCCGCTATGAAATGACCAGAAGTACCGGAGATATTCTTGGAAAAACAGGCTTTGAAAGGAATTATAATAACCTGCTTCCTTATCTGAATTTAAACTATGCGATCAATTCGGATCATAATTTAAGCTATACTTTCTCCAGTAGAATCAGAAGACCAAGATTCTGGGAACTGAATCCATCCAGAACGTATTTTACTCCAACCAATTATACTCAGAATAATCCATTTGTATTGGCTGCCAAATTTTATAACCAGGAGCTGAATTATATGTACAAAAATGCATTCTATGCCAATCTTAGTTATACTATGGTAGATGATGCTGCAGCTTCCGACCTGCTTCCTTTACAGGGGATTTTAACGACTCCTCAAAAGGATGAAAATGGGAATTATATATATGACGCAGCGGGTAATATGCTAATGGATAAAATAAGATTCTTAAGATATATCAGAACCAATTATGGAAAGAACAGAGAAATCAGTTTAACACTTGGAATGAACAAGTCATGGTTTAAAGATATCTGGACAACCAACTATTCTGTGAACCTTGGATATATTACTTACACAGGCGGAGTATGGCAAGATCCAACTTCTCAACTTGGCCCATACGAAAGTGAAGAGCTGGAACCTTATATCGTGGATGTTAAAAACTACAATATGTCTGCAACCATCAACAATGTCATTCGTCTCTCTTCTAAAAAAGACTGGTTTCTAGGGGTTAATTATTTCTTCGGAAGCAAAGTAGCTATGGAAGGTGGAACAATAGGGGTAAGACAAAGCTTTGATATCAGTGTGAAAAAAATTATTGGTGACTGGACTATAGTGGCAGAAGGCAACGATATATTTAATCAGAGTTTTTACAGGGTTAACGGTGTACAGCCAAATGGAAAATATAATAATATAACCAACTTCAACTATCCACGATTAATAAGCATTGGTGTAACCTACAATTTCGGAAATCAGAAGCTAAAAAAAGCAAGGGAAATGAAATCAGCGAATGATGCTGTAAAATCAAGAACCTAA